The proteins below come from a single Triticum aestivum cultivar Chinese Spring chromosome 5D, IWGSC CS RefSeq v2.1, whole genome shotgun sequence genomic window:
- the LOC123124722 gene encoding subtilisin-like protease SBT1.7, with product MASMTSILLRCSLLLLLLVQSTHSSVTPKPKNAIAEEHKPAHPSTSSTYIVLTNHLAKPSKFDTLERWYASMVGKNSNRIQYTYGTVMHGFAARLTDGEAQRMATVPGVSRVYKDRLYHTQTTRSPWFMGLHDDFGAWPGAEFGDGIVIGFIDGGIWPERASFSDTGLSPVRSTWRGKCVDAPGFNASLCNNKLVGAKFFITADGLADSSPRDIEGHGTHVASTAAGSEVPSADLFKFAGGRASGVARRARIAMYKACIPRGCRSSDVTAAIDAAVSDGVDLISISLGSYAKPFHDDLLAVATFGAERRGVFVVLAGGNDGPAASTISNVAPWMTTVGAATTDRVFPATLRLGNGAVLTGQSLYNIPFSQGAGMIPLVRSDCGEYDLTPDRVMGKFVVCPEGTRAGAGFYVERAGGAGIVSAQSTDRFRDAVLADPFALPGLLLSSTGGKKLDDYMSSVAYPVASSTFTCVTVTGENRAPMVAGFSSRGPNPIVPEILKPDVIAPGVNILAAWSGSASPSHSEMDPRRVEYNILSGTSMACPHVAGVAALIKKRHGHWTPAMIRSALVTTAGPLDKDGRDIVDSGSAVGAALTGATPLAAGAGFVLPRLAMDPGLVYDAGTQDYVDFLCTLNYTVEQMRMFVPELTKCATTIPGGVANLNYPSFVVVFDGRTRVRTLTRTVTLVSARPERYNVTVAAPDGVKVTVTPATLEFRWPKEKRSYSVQFSSEAGAKVRPAGTWEFGHISWENRKHRVRSPVAFKWDN from the coding sequence ATGGCTTCCATGACCTCCATCCTCTTGCGCTGCTCACTGCTACTTCTCCTCCTTGTCCAGTCCACACACTCCTCCGTCACCCCGAAGCCCAAGAACGCCATTGCCGAGGAGCACAAGCCGGCTCACCCTTCGACCTCGAGCACCTACATCGTCCTCACCAACCACCTCGCCAAGCCGTCCAAGTTCGACACCCTCGAGCGCTGGTACGCGTCCATGGTGGGCAAGAACTCCAACCGCATCCAGTACACCTACGGCACCGTCATGCACGGTTTTGCGGCTCGTCTCACCGACGGCGAGGCCCAGCGCATGGCGACCGTCCCCGGCGTGTCCCGCGTGTACAAGGACAGGCTGTACCACACCCAGACCACGAGGTCGCCGTGGTTCATGGGCCTCCACGACGACTTCGGCGCGTGGCCGGGCGCCGAGTTCGGCGACGGCATCGTCATCGGCTTCATCGACGGCGGCATCTGGCCGGAGCGCGCCAGCTTCAGCGACACCGGGCTCAGCCCCGTCAGGTCCACCTGGAGGGGCAAGTGCGTGGACGCCCCGGGATTCAACGCCAGCCTGTGCAACAACAAGCTCGTCGGCGCCAAGTTCTTCATCACAGCCGATGGCCTCGCTGATTCGAGTCCGAGGGACATCGAGGGGCACGGAACGCACGTGGCGTCAACGGCTGCAGGCTCCGAGGTTCCCTCGGCCGATCTCTTCAAGTTCGCGGGCGGGAGAGCGAGCGGCGTGGCGCGCAGGGCAAGGATCGCCATGTACAAGGCGTGCATTCCCAGGGGATGCCGTTCCTCGGACGTTACCGCGGCCATCGACGCCGCGGTGAGCGACGGCGTGGACCTCATCTCCATCTCCCTCGGAAGCTACGCGAAACCCTTCCACGACGACCTCCTCGCCGTCGCCACGTTCGGCGCTGAGCGCAGAGGTGTCTTCGTCGTCCTGGCAGGCGGCAACGACGGCCCGGCAGCGTCAACCATATCCAACGTGGCCCCGTGGATGACCACCGTCGGCGCAGCCACCACGGACCGGGTGTTCCCGGCGACACTCAGGCTTGGCAACGGGGCGGTGCTCACCGGGCAGTCCCTGTACAACATCCCGTTCTCCCAGGGCGCGGGCATGATCCCGCTAGTGCGCAGCGACTGCGGCGAGTACGACCTGACGCCCGACAGGGTCATGGGCAAGTTCGTGGTGTGCCCCGAGGGTACACGAGCCGGGGCCGGCTTTTACGTGGAGAGAGCCGGCGGAGCCGGGATAGTTTCCGCCCAAAGTACGGACCGGTTCAGGGATGCGGTACTGGCCGATCCCTTCGCCCTTCCCGGTCTCCTGCTCAGCTCCACCGGTGGCAAGAAGCTGGACGATTACATGTCGTCCGTAGCGTACCCGGTGGCGTCCTCGACCTTCACCTGCGTCACGGTCACCGGCGAGAACCGGGCGCCGATGGTGGCGGGGTTCTCGTCTCGGGGCCCCAACCCGATTGTCCCCGAGATCCTGAAACCGGACGTCATCGCGCCGGGAGTGAACATCCTCGCTGCCTGGTCAGGATCCGCCTCGCCATCTCACTCCGAGATGGACCCGCGGAGAGTGGAGTACAACATCCTCTCGGGGACGTCGATGGCGTGCCCGCACGTGGCCGGCGTGGCCGCCCTGATCAAGAAGCGGCACGGCCACTGGACGCCGGCCATGATCCGTTCGGCGCTGGTGACGACCGCCGGCCCGCTCGACAAGGACGGCAGGGACATCGTGGACAGCGGCAGTGCCGTCGGCGCCGCCCTCACGGGCGCGACGCCGCTGGCGGCCGGGGCCGGGTTCGTGCTCCCGCGGCTCGCCATGGACCCGGGTCTGGTGTACGACGCCGGCACGCAGGACTACGTCGACTTCCTCTGCACCCTCAACTACACGGTGGAGCAGATGCGGATGTTCGTGCCGGAGCTGACCAAGTGCGCGACGACGATCCCCGGCGGCGTGGCCAACCTCAACTACCCGTCGTTCGTCGTGGTGTTCGACGGCCGCACCCGCGTCCGCACGCTGACGCGGACGGTGACCTTGGTGTCGGCGCGCCCCGAGAGGTACAACGTGACGGTCGCCGCGCCCGACGGGGTGAAGGTGACCGTGACGCCGGCGACGCTGGAGTTCAGGTGGCCGAAGGAGAAGAGGAGCTACAGCGTGCAGTTCAGCAGCGAGGCGGGAGCGAAGGTGAGGCCGGCCGGCACGTGGGAGTTCGGCCACATCTCTTGGGAGAACAGGAAGCACCGGGTCAGGAGCCCCGTCGCCTTCAAATGGGACAACTGA